The genomic window AAAAAGACAACGAAACAGTTAAGTGGTTTTAATATATTTAATCCACGTTTAGACCATATATTGCTAAAATCTACATAGAGGATTAAAATAGAAAATGTAAATGATTAACAACATCAATTGTCAAAAGGAGATATTATGCTAACAGGAGAATTACGCAATAAAATTGATAAGATATGGGAGATTTTTTGGACAGGGGGTATAACTAATCCCTTATCTGTTATAGAACAGATTACATATTTATTATTTATTAGAGGTCTTGATGATTTAGAAACTAAGCAGGAAAAGGATGCTGAAGTTTTAGGTTTAGATTTTAAAAGGATATTTCCTGAGGATAAACAGCATTTAAGATGGAGTAAATTTAGACACTTTGAAGCAGCTAGAATGTACAATGTTATGGCAGAAGAAGTTTTTCCTTTTATAAAAGAGCTAAATGGAGATAATGAATCGTCATTTGCTAAATATATGTCAGATGCGGTATTTATAATACCAACTCCACAACTTTTAGAAAAGGTAGTTACATCTTTATCGACTATTCCTATGGATAATACTGATGTTAAAGGTGATTTGTACGAGTATCTTTTATCTAAAATATCGCAGTCAGGTACAAATGGACAGTTTAGAACTCCTAAACAAATTAGAGACATGATGGTAAGCCTAATGAAGCCTACGCCAAAAGATATAATTGCTGATCCAGCCGCAGGAACAGCAGGCTTTTTAGTATCTGCAGTAGAGTATATGAGGGAAAATCATGAGGATTTGTTTTTTACTAAAGAGCTAAAAGAACATTTTAATAATACTATGTTTTTTGGTTATGATTTTGACAGAACTATGCTAAGAATTGCCGCTATGAATATGGTTTTACATGGAGTAGAAAATCCTAATATTATCTATCGTGATTCACTAACTGAGCAAAATACTGATACTAATAAATACACCATGGTTTTAGCTAACCCACCATTTAAAGGTTCACTTGATTATGAATCAGTATCTAATGATTTATTAAAGGTGGTTAAAACCAAGAAAACAGAATTATTATTTTTAGCATTGTTTTTAAGAATGTTAAAGCCAGGTGGCAGATGTGCAGTTATAGTCCCTGATGGAGTTTTATTTGGGGGCTCAAATGCCCATAAAGCTATGCGTAAGGAGATTATTGAAAGTCATAAATTAGATGCAGTTATTTCTATGCCTAGTGGTATCTTTAAACCCTATGCAGGGGTATCAACAGCTATATTAATATTCACCAAAACTGGTGCAGGTGGAACAGATAAAGTTTGGTTTTATGATATGAAAGCCGATGGACATTCACTAGATGACAAGAGAACACCAATTGAGCAAAATGATATACCAGATATCATAGCTAGATTTAATAACTTAAAAGATGAAGAACAAAGAAAGAGAACAGATCAATCTTTCTTTGTAGAAAAAGATGAAATAGTTAATGGTGGTTATGATTTGTCTATAAATAGGTATAAGGAAATAGAGTATGATGAAGTGGAGTATGAGAGACCGGAGGT from Candidatus Syntrophocurvum alkaliphilum includes these protein-coding regions:
- a CDS encoding type I restriction-modification system subunit M, encoding MLTGELRNKIDKIWEIFWTGGITNPLSVIEQITYLLFIRGLDDLETKQEKDAEVLGLDFKRIFPEDKQHLRWSKFRHFEAARMYNVMAEEVFPFIKELNGDNESSFAKYMSDAVFIIPTPQLLEKVVTSLSTIPMDNTDVKGDLYEYLLSKISQSGTNGQFRTPKQIRDMMVSLMKPTPKDIIADPAAGTAGFLVSAVEYMRENHEDLFFTKELKEHFNNTMFFGYDFDRTMLRIAAMNMVLHGVENPNIIYRDSLTEQNTDTNKYTMVLANPPFKGSLDYESVSNDLLKVVKTKKTELLFLALFLRMLKPGGRCAVIVPDGVLFGGSNAHKAMRKEIIESHKLDAVISMPSGIFKPYAGVSTAILIFTKTGAGGTDKVWFYDMKADGHSLDDKRTPIEQNDIPDIIARFNNLKDEEQRKRTDQSFFVEKDEIVNGGYDLSINRYKEIEYDEVEYERPEVILDFIRRLENDIEQGINELEEMITAKEKSNE